In Ignavibacteriales bacterium, the sequence ATGGAAACAGGTTGCCGCCAATCAGTACCGCATGATTATCGACCTGCTCTATCCGCACTGGGGGTACGATATTGATTATACGGGCAGTTCACTGCGAATAAAAATCCGCAGGCCTCCTGTGGTTGCTTCGCCTGATTCAGTCCTTTCAGGACTCATGATTGCTGTCGATGCGGGACACGGCGGCGACAGTCATGGTTCTATCGGTGCAACCGGAGTGCTTGAAAAAGATGTGAATATTTTGATGGCTCGTCATCTTGAAACAATCCTCACTTCTAAGGGCGTTCAGGTTGTGCTCACGCGTACAGAGAACGACGTTCCGGCGATGTCCGAACGTATTGATAAAATTATTCGTTCCAATGCACGTTTGCTTGTAAGCATTCACTGTAACTCTGCAGGCGATGCATCCGATCCAATTGCGCTCAGAGGCGTCAGCACGTATTACCGGTCTCTTGGATTCAAACCGCTTGCCGATATTATGTATGATAAGATGCTTGCACTCGGATTGAAACCATTTGGCGAGGTGGGCGGTTTCAACTTTACGCTCAACTCGCTGACGCAGCTGCCAAATGTATTGGTGGAAACGGCGTTTCTTTCCAATCCTGAAGATGAAATGCTTCTACTGGATGATGGATTTCGGAAGAAAGTGGCAGAGCAGATAGTAAAGGGATTGGAAGAGTTTGTCAGAACTTATACGGAAGTGAAATGATATTGGAAACATAAAGCTGTTGCACCTTTTCACTTTTTCCTTGCTTTCATTGCTCCCTCCCCTATTTTTAAGTAAATTGAATGAAGCAGTTCTCTTATATCAATCATTATTACTCGGATATCGATCATGCCTACTCAAACGCTTTGGGGCGGAAGGTTTAAAGAACCTCTTGCTGAAATCGCACTAAAATTTTCTTCTTCCATAGAGTTCGACAAAATACTCTACGAGGAAGATATTGCCGGAAGCATCGCACATGTGGAAATGCTTGCAGCGTGCAAAGTACTGACGGCAACTGAGATGCGGCGTATCCGTACAGCCCTGAAATCAATCCAGAAAGAAATTGAAACCGGTAAGTTTGATTTAACTGCCGAATACGAAGACGTACACATGGCAATCGAACAGCGGCTGACACAAAAAATCGGAGCGCTCGGCGGAAAACTGCACACGGCACGAAGCCGCAACGATCAGATTGCACTTGACGAACGGTTATTCCTCCGCACTGCAATTCGCGAAATCAGCAAACTTGTCATCAATCTCCAGCGCGTACTGCTTTATAAATCCGAAAAAGTTTTTGGCGTATTGATGCCGGGGTACACACATACGCAGCGCGCACAACCGATTTTGCTCTCTCATCATCTCCTGGCGTATATTTCCATGCTGGAGCGCGACTTTGAGCGGTTGCAGGATTGCAGCAAGCGTCTGAACAAATCACCGCTGGGGGCCGCAGCGTTTGCCGGAACATCATTTCCCATTGACCGCGCAATGGTGGCAAAGAAACTGCACTTCGACGGGATTGTCGAGAACAGCATCGATGCCGTGAGCGATAGAGATTATCTCATTGAATTTACTGCCGCATGCAGTATTCTTACGATGCACTTAAGCCGGTTTGCAGAAGAATTGGTGCTGTGGACGACGAAAGAATTCGGTTTCGCTCAAATCAGCGATTCCTACACCACAGGCAGCAGTATTATGCCGCAGAAAAAAAATCCTGATATGGCAGAGCTTGTGCGTGGCAAAACCGGCCGCGTGTATGGCGCGCTTGTGAGTCTTCTCACCATGATGAAAGGATTGCCTCTTGCGTACAACCGCGATATGCAGGAAGACAAGAAGCCGATGTTCGATGTCGTGACAACTGTGCGGCAATGCCTCTTCATTTTTGCGCATGTGCTCGTTCATACAACTTTCAACAAAGCGCATTTGGAAGAAGAACTTCGTACAGATTTCCTTTCGGCTACAGATATGGCAGATTATTTGGTGCGCAAAGGATTGCCGTTCCGGGAAGCACATGAGATTACCGGCAAAGTAGTGGCATACTGCATCGGCCGAAAAATGTACTTTGGCAATCTTGATATTGAAACGTTGCAACAATTCTCTGCTAAGTTCAACGGCGATGTGTTTGACTTTATCCTGCCGCAGAACAGCGTGAACCAAAAGCAATCGGCTGGCAGTACAAATCCGCATGAAGTGAAAAAACAAATTGCTTCATGGCGGCGCGTGCTGGGAAAACGAAGAGTGTAAGTTTTCCGTCGTTGTATGAAAACGGGAATGCCGTCTCGATGATCATAGAGAGAGAAAAATGTGGCTTCCTGTCCAAAATGGATGCTGCATTCTCATGATTGAAACAACAATCTATGTTTTTATTCTTACTCCAATCTGCTCCCATACAAAATACACGGGAATTTCCAGCAGGACGATAATCAATCCCGGTGTGGTGTATTGCGAAGTTTTTTTTACATCGCCTTTGAAATGAAGAGTTTGATAACGGCGATAATTCAAAGCGATTCAACAGTCTAAAACACCAATTTACCATCCTTAATCCTTCGTTCTGCAACTTAATTTTGGGAAAACAACCTTCTGAGGTTACCTTGTGATTGATTTTTCATAGCGAAATAACAACATCAATCATTAACATAAAGGAGTAATCAGATGAAAAACTCAAGTGTCGTAAATATAAAATCTATTTTAGGACTATTACTTATAACAACCTCCAGTGTTTCTTTCTGTCAACAGGCTGCAATTGTTAAATATTTGACCGAGTTACCAAAAAACTTAAAATTGGATAATAATCGTCCTCAGACCTACAACGTTTCTATACATTGGATAAACAGGGACTTAGATGGGAACCTGATCAATAATAATATTGTGAAAGCGAAATATGCGAGAGGATTTGAAAATGGCTTTGTCAGATGGGAAGATGTACGATTGACGAATATCCGAGACACAGCCCAATATGAGAATCAATTGACAGAGCTGAATGGGTTAACATACAAAATTATCGGTGACAATTTCACAAAAAAAGAGTTTTATGATAGTTTTCCTAAAGAAGGTATGGACATTGATATAATACGATGGTTGGTCCAAGATGCTGTTGGCATTGAAGTCTATGGGTGGATGTATTTTGATAGTTTAAAGTTCAATCAAGTCTTTTATCCGAATTTCTTTAAGAATCAAAGAATCAAAATGGAAAACTACGTTAATTTTACGAGTCAGGGGCTGAGTCTCTGCTGGACAAGTATATCAAAAATGAACAATGAAATGTGCGCGATTATTCATTATCAATCAATGCATAATCCCATTGATGCAAATACTGATGTTATGAAACTGCATGGTCGATCAACATACTGGGGCGATATTTGGATTTCATTGACCAATAAACATATTGAATATGCCACAATGAATGAGGATGTCATATTTAAGATGATCTTAACAGCAAATAAATATGAACAAAAATTAGATCTTCAACGTGAGGTGGTATTTGAGAAAACCAACTAATCTCGCAGTATATTTATCCAAATGAAGACATAAACTATTCTGGATTATTATTGACGCACAACAGTAGAACAAATCAGATAAAAGATTACTATGGCAATTATGAAAGTTACCATTATGAAAACCCCAAAGAAAATATCACAACAACCATTGCTCACGTTTCTTTTAGCCATTATTTCTTGCGCTATCACTGCGATATATTTTAAATGGGAGCAAACAGGAAAATTCTTTGTTCCGGAAACTATTTTGGTGTTTGCTGTCATGTTCGTTGCGGGATTTATCATGATGGTCCTTGCTTGGCGAATGATGAAGTATTTCTCAAATAAATCTTCTCAACAATTAGTGAAACAAATGATCCCGGCAATTATTTTATTTTATGTTGCCTGGTATATAGTCTCGAATACAGTGATTAGTATCGGTGATTTTATTTGGTTCCTAATACAAGGATTAGATTTAAGTGGTTTTATCTCATACTTACTCAATGTCGAAAAAGTTTTTGTCAAGCCCGAGTTACCGGATTTTTTACTTATATTCACCATTATTTTCTTCTACATTTTATGGCGCCAATCTATATTGCGTGAGCAAAAACTAAGAGAGGAAAATCTGATTTTTCAAAATCAAACGTTAAAAGATCAGATAAACCCCCATTTCCTCTTTAATAGCTTAAATACCCTTTCGTCGTTAGTAACTACACAAACCGAAATAGCTGAACTTTTTATCAACCGGTTATCATCGATATACCGATATATTTTGGAGAATAGCCCGAAGGATAAAATTCCTCTGCAGTCTGAATTAACATTTATCAACGATTATTTCTACCTCTATAAGATACGGGATGAAGACAAAATACAACTTACTATAGATATAAAAGATGCTGATAAATTTGAAATATTGCCTGTTTCCCTGCAGTTGTTGATTGAAAATGCTATAAAGCATAACATGGCCACACGCGAGAATCCGTTGATAATTATTATCTATCTTGAAGATCAATACGTTGTTGTGAAAAACAACTTACAGAAAATGGCAACGCAACTAAAGTCGACTAAAACAGGACTAAAAAACCTCGGTGAACGTATAAGGTTGATGACGGGTAAAGAACTTGTTATTGAGGAAACAAAGACTGATTATTTGGTTAAAGTGCCTCTCATATAATGAATATATTAATTATTGAAAATGAAAAGCCAGCAGCTGATAAATTGCAACGGCTTTTAAGGAGCATCGATCCAACTATTTCGGTTGTTGGAATATTGGAATCGGTCGAACATTCAGT encodes:
- the argH gene encoding argininosuccinate lyase, coding for MPTQTLWGGRFKEPLAEIALKFSSSIEFDKILYEEDIAGSIAHVEMLAACKVLTATEMRRIRTALKSIQKEIETGKFDLTAEYEDVHMAIEQRLTQKIGALGGKLHTARSRNDQIALDERLFLRTAIREISKLVINLQRVLLYKSEKVFGVLMPGYTHTQRAQPILLSHHLLAYISMLERDFERLQDCSKRLNKSPLGAAAFAGTSFPIDRAMVAKKLHFDGIVENSIDAVSDRDYLIEFTAACSILTMHLSRFAEELVLWTTKEFGFAQISDSYTTGSSIMPQKKNPDMAELVRGKTGRVYGALVSLLTMMKGLPLAYNRDMQEDKKPMFDVVTTVRQCLFIFAHVLVHTTFNKAHLEEELRTDFLSATDMADYLVRKGLPFREAHEITGKVVAYCIGRKMYFGNLDIETLQQFSAKFNGDVFDFILPQNSVNQKQSAGSTNPHEVKKQIASWRRVLGKRRV
- a CDS encoding histidine kinase; protein product: MAIMKVTIMKTPKKISQQPLLTFLLAIISCAITAIYFKWEQTGKFFVPETILVFAVMFVAGFIMMVLAWRMMKYFSNKSSQQLVKQMIPAIILFYVAWYIVSNTVISIGDFIWFLIQGLDLSGFISYLLNVEKVFVKPELPDFLLIFTIIFFYILWRQSILREQKLREENLIFQNQTLKDQINPHFLFNSLNTLSSLVTTQTEIAELFINRLSSIYRYILENSPKDKIPLQSELTFINDYFYLYKIRDEDKIQLTIDIKDADKFEILPVSLQLLIENAIKHNMATRENPLIIIIYLEDQYVVVKNNLQKMATQLKSTKTGLKNLGERIRLMTGKELVIEETKTDYLVKVPLI